The window GGTCAATTTCACCTGGGGTAAGGGAAATATATTTTTGTAAAGATTATTAAACCTACGGGCTATCTCTCGAGTTAATTCCACATGGTGCACTTGGTCTTCTCCTACCGGCACAGCATTCGCTTTATAGATCAATATATCTGAAGCCATTAGAACCGGATATCCCAGGAGACCGTAACTGATATTATCTTTTAATCCTAAATCCCGTACCTGTTCTTTTAAAACTGGATTTCTCTCCAACCAGGGCATAGGAGTAATCATGGAAAAAAGCAAATGCAATTCCGCATGTTCCGGGACATAAGATTGAATTAATACAGTACTTCTCTCGGGGTTAATTCCTGCACTAAACCAATCAATAAGCATTTCTTTGATATTTTCATTTAAGTCTTTCGTTTTATCGTAACCGGTAGTTAGCGCATGTAAATCTACGACTCCAAAAAAACACTGGTATTTTTCCTGAAGTTTTACCCAATTTTCCAAAGCTCCCAGGTAGTTTCCCAAGTGCAATTTTCCGGTAGGCCGCATTCCGCTAAAAATTATTCCTGCCATTATATTGCTCCTCTCTACATTTCATTATTAAAATAGCTTATTTCTTAAATCGTAAAATCACCGACTGACCAACTGTTAGGTTTAATCACTGGTCTATAAAATTTTTTAAATATTTTGTGTTACTTTTCGCTCGATGCAATAATTTTAACTTAATTTTTATAATTATAAGATACTTTTTTAAAAATATCTACTCTAAACCAAGAAACGAAATAGAAAAAATACAATAGGAAATAGCACTTTTCCAATTATACCGCTTAATACCAGAATTAACAAAATAATTGGACCATAAGATTCTAACTTGTAGAATTTATAAGCATAAGGATTTGGTAAAAGGCCTAACAATATCTTAGAACCATCTAAAGGTGGAACAGGAATTAAATTAAATATGGATAGCGCTAAATTTATTATCACGCCGGTCTGTAGGAATATTACCCAACCTCGTAGCAGGGTTACTAATAGATTAAAAAAAGAACTGTTTTGGGTTATATTAGTCTGTCCGATGAGATAATAACTTAATCTCAAAATTAAGGCAAATATTACTGCAATGATCACATTGACAACAGGTCCAGCTAATGAAACATATATCATGTCTCTTTTGGGGTGATTCAATCTATTAAAATTTACCGGAACTGGTTTTGCCCACCCAAATCGAAATAAAATCAACATCAAAGTTCCTATAGGATCAAGATGAGCTAGAGGATTCAAAGTAAGCCTTCCCGCTTCAGCCGCAGTCGGATCACCCATTTTGTAAGCCATCATTCCATGACAATATTCATGAAAAGTTATGGCGATTAACACCGCTGGTATACTCCAGACAATTTCGAATATATTGTCCAACATTTTTCTATATATTTTTCCTTTCTTTTATAATATTTTTTACCAATCTAATTTCATCTCTTTTATTTTTTACCTCTCCATCTAACTGCGCACAAAGTAATCTATTTAAAATTTTCGAATAAACCGGACCGGGTTTTATCTGAAGTTCTTGTAATTCCCTTCCTGAAATATATAAAATTTCTCTTTTATATTTATTAAGATAATTGTATATTCTTTCTTTGGTAATATCGGTATCATTTTCCAACATAACCAAAAATAAGACTTCGTTAGCTAAATCTTTTAATTTTAGGTAAATTGTGCTGGGTAATATTTTATTATTTGATGATAGTATTTTTATGATTCGGTCTAAATTTAAGTAACAAGAAGTTATCTTGTCTATGGACTTTCGCTTAATTATTAGCTTATTAAAAATTCTCCGTATTTGACGTTTTTTTAGACTTCTAATTAAACTGCAAAAATATATAATCCATACTTCTATTTTTTCATCGGAAAGATTGCATACCCAGTAATTATAATTATCTTTTACCTTCTTTAATCTTTCAATGGTTT is drawn from Candidatus Atribacteria bacterium and contains these coding sequences:
- the trpS gene encoding tryptophan--tRNA ligase translates to MMAGIIFSGMRPTGKLHLGNYLGALENWVKLQEKYQCFFGVVDLHALTTGYDKTKDLNENIKEMLIDWFSAGINPERSTVLIQSYVPEHAELHLLFSMITPMPWLERNPVLKEQVRDLGLKDNISYGLLGYPVLMASDILIYKANAVPVGEDQVHHVELTREIARRFNNLYKNIFPLPQVKLTRIPRVPGTDGKRMSKTLGNTISISDSPEKIGEKVKTMITDTQKIRLNDPGHPDICVVFTYQEIFNSNQSKEIFSGCESGKLGCVECKQKLAQALIDKFGEFREKRKYYEKNPKIIREIVIEGSKKARQVAKQTLNEAKKAMNLIHE
- a CDS encoding site-2 protease family protein: MLDNIFEIVWSIPAVLIAITFHEYCHGMMAYKMGDPTAAEAGRLTLNPLAHLDPIGTLMLILFRFGWAKPVPVNFNRLNHPKRDMIYVSLAGPVVNVIIAVIFALILRLSYYLIGQTNITQNSSFFNLLVTLLRGWVIFLQTGVIINLALSIFNLIPVPPLDGSKILLGLLPNPYAYKFYKLESYGPIILLILVLSGIIGKVLFPIVFFLFRFLV